A stretch of Pseudoprevotella muciniphila DNA encodes these proteins:
- the uvrB gene encoding excinuclease ABC subunit UvrB encodes MSKFKLHSNYAPTGDQPDAIRQLTEGVQAGLPAQTLLGVTGSGKTFTIANVIANIGKPTLVLSHNKTLAAQLYAEFKSFFPENAVEYYVSYYDYYQPEAYIASTDTYIEKDLAINEEIDKLRLAATSALLSGRKDVIVVSSVSCIYGMGNPSAFYENVIELQSGRPYVMTRLLRQLVTSLYVRNDVAPQAGNFRVSGDTVDIYLAYSDDVLRISFWGDEIDSIEEIDRDTGYRKASFNDYKIYPANLFLTSKETQELAIREIQDDLVERVFELESMGKQIEGKRLKERVEYDIEMIRELGHCSGIENYSRYFDGRKPGTRPYCLLDFFSEDFLVVIDESHVSVPQIRAMYGGDRSRKTALVEYGFRLPAALDNRPLKFEEFEEMAKQIIFISATPDEYELQRSEGIVTEQVVRPTGLLDPPIEVRDTDYPVDDLMDEIQNTIQRGERILVTTLTKRMAEELSEYLLNSGVHTAYIHSDVDTLERVQIMEDLRKGIYDVLVGVNLLREGLDLPEVSLVAILDADKEGFLRSHRSLTQTAGRAARNVNGKVIMYAKHITQSMQKTIDETNRRRQIQMSYNSEHGITPKNAFKSTTNELAKKKEQYDILKSANQDNEPFVAAESIAEYITDNKPLEARIAEVEKQMKAAAKQMDFLTAAQLRDIMLELKAKLEESKA; translated from the coding sequence TTGAGCAAATTCAAACTACATAGCAACTATGCACCTACGGGCGACCAGCCTGATGCCATCCGACAACTCACGGAAGGCGTTCAGGCGGGACTTCCTGCACAGACATTACTTGGCGTTACGGGAAGCGGCAAGACCTTTACCATTGCCAACGTTATAGCCAACATTGGTAAACCCACACTGGTTCTCAGTCATAACAAGACACTCGCCGCCCAACTCTATGCCGAATTCAAGAGTTTCTTTCCTGAGAACGCTGTGGAATACTATGTGAGTTACTATGACTATTACCAACCTGAAGCCTATATTGCTTCGACAGACACTTACATAGAGAAAGACCTTGCCATCAATGAAGAAATAGATAAACTGCGTTTGGCAGCCACTTCTGCCCTTTTATCTGGAAGAAAAGATGTAATTGTTGTTTCATCTGTTTCTTGCATCTACGGCATGGGAAACCCCTCTGCCTTTTATGAAAATGTCATAGAACTTCAGTCGGGACGTCCTTACGTTATGACTCGCCTGTTGCGGCAACTTGTAACAAGTTTATATGTACGCAATGACGTTGCACCACAGGCGGGAAATTTCCGTGTTTCAGGAGACACAGTGGATATATATCTGGCATATAGTGATGACGTACTTAGAATCTCATTTTGGGGTGACGAGATTGATAGTATTGAAGAAATAGACCGCGACACCGGTTATAGAAAAGCGTCTTTCAACGACTACAAAATTTATCCAGCCAATTTATTCCTCACATCTAAAGAAACACAGGAACTTGCAATCAGAGAAATTCAGGACGACCTTGTAGAACGTGTGTTTGAGTTGGAGTCAATGGGTAAGCAGATTGAGGGTAAGCGTCTTAAAGAAAGAGTGGAATACGACATCGAAATGATTCGAGAACTGGGGCATTGCTCCGGTATTGAAAACTACAGCAGGTATTTCGATGGCAGGAAACCAGGCACACGTCCTTATTGTCTGCTTGATTTTTTTTCAGAGGATTTCCTTGTTGTCATTGATGAGAGTCATGTCAGTGTTCCACAAATTCGCGCCATGTATGGTGGCGACCGCAGTCGTAAGACAGCCCTTGTTGAATATGGTTTTCGTCTACCTGCCGCTCTTGACAACCGTCCCTTGAAGTTTGAAGAATTTGAAGAAATGGCGAAACAAATTATATTTATCAGTGCGACACCTGATGAATATGAATTACAACGTAGTGAAGGTATTGTCACAGAACAAGTGGTCCGGCCAACAGGTCTTCTCGACCCGCCTATCGAGGTGCGTGACACCGACTACCCTGTTGACGACCTCATGGATGAAATTCAAAATACAATTCAGCGAGGAGAGCGTATACTTGTTACCACACTTACAAAGCGCATGGCTGAAGAATTGTCAGAATATCTTCTAAACAGTGGTGTGCATACAGCCTACATTCATAGCGATGTGGATACTTTAGAACGCGTGCAAATTATGGAAGACCTGAGGAAAGGCATTTACGATGTTCTCGTTGGTGTGAATCTTCTTCGTGAAGGTCTTGATTTACCTGAAGTTTCGCTTGTTGCCATTCTTGATGCTGACAAAGAGGGGTTCCTTCGTTCTCACAGGTCTTTGACTCAGACTGCCGGACGTGCAGCACGTAATGTCAATGGAAAAGTAATCATGTATGCCAAGCACATCACACAATCCATGCAAAAGACCATTGACGAGACCAACCGGCGAAGACAAATACAAATGTCGTACAACTCCGAGCACGGCATCACCCCCAAAAATGCGTTTAAGAGTACGACAAACGAACTGGCCAAGAAAAAGGAACAATATGATATCCTGAAATCTGCAAATCAGGATAATGAACCTTTTGTTGCAGCAGAATCTATTGCCGAATACATCACAGATAATAAACCGCTTGAAGCGCGCATTGCAGAAGTTGAAAAACAGATGAAGGCGGCAGCCAAGCAGATGGATTTTCTCACAGCGGCACAACTTCGCGACATTATGCTTGAACTTAAGGCTAAATTAGAAGAAAGTAAAGCCTAA
- a CDS encoding TolC family protein produces the protein MKKLIYISLGLLFLNGCKSAKKAYDRLYSDYVETYELPTGNNLYRDTASTDGYLALGDTVNFGNTPWQQVFTDPKLQSLISRAIEQNTNMKVADETIYQASQGLKVSRMAYLPQIVFSPQGSLSSFDLGAAVKTYSLPLSVSWQADVFGNLRNAKKQSEMTVLQAKAAKQATQTSIISTVANLYYTLIMLDEQLETTEQTLAIWKKNVEVMKLMKEAGITNNAAVSQAQANYIELTSSVPTLKKSIRETENAICYIMHESPHSISRASSFNAAGYPRKISVGIPLQLLSCRPDVKIAELQMAYAFYGRNKAEAAFYPNITLSGTLGWTNSAGTVSLNPGKMLANAVAQIVQPLFMKGQLTANLHISESEQRKAQLNFEDALLNAGQEVSNYLMAYQTAINKEEIRRKEVAELELALKRTKLLFTHTASTSYLEKLTAESSLLNAQLSLTNDKFERIQAAINLYAALGGGRE, from the coding sequence ATGAAGAAACTAATATACATTTCATTAGGACTTCTCTTCCTCAATGGTTGCAAATCAGCAAAGAAGGCATACGACCGTCTTTACAGCGACTATGTGGAGACTTACGAACTACCTACAGGCAACAATCTTTACAGAGATACTGCCTCAACGGACGGGTATTTGGCGTTGGGCGACACTGTCAATTTTGGTAATACGCCATGGCAGCAAGTGTTTACCGACCCCAAATTGCAGTCTTTGATTTCTCGAGCCATCGAGCAGAACACAAATATGAAGGTGGCTGACGAAACTATCTATCAGGCTTCGCAAGGTCTGAAAGTATCTCGCATGGCATATTTGCCACAAATAGTATTCTCTCCACAAGGTTCTTTGTCAAGTTTCGACCTTGGTGCAGCAGTAAAGACATATTCATTACCTTTAAGTGTGTCATGGCAAGCCGATGTGTTCGGAAATCTTCGCAATGCCAAGAAACAAAGCGAGATGACTGTTCTTCAGGCAAAGGCTGCCAAACAGGCTACACAAACGAGCATTATTTCGACTGTAGCCAATCTTTATTACACACTTATTATGCTGGATGAGCAACTGGAAACGACAGAGCAGACTTTGGCAATCTGGAAGAAGAATGTGGAGGTGATGAAACTTATGAAAGAGGCCGGCATAACGAATAATGCTGCAGTTTCACAAGCGCAAGCCAACTACATAGAATTGACATCTTCTGTTCCTACCCTAAAGAAGAGCATTCGTGAGACAGAAAATGCCATTTGTTACATCATGCATGAGAGTCCTCATTCTATCAGCAGGGCTTCCAGTTTTAATGCTGCAGGTTACCCGCGCAAAATTTCTGTAGGCATTCCCCTTCAGTTGTTGTCCTGCAGGCCTGACGTGAAGATTGCAGAACTTCAGATGGCTTACGCTTTTTATGGCCGGAACAAGGCAGAAGCCGCATTCTACCCCAACATCACACTCAGCGGTACGCTCGGTTGGACAAACAGCGCAGGAACGGTTTCGCTCAATCCCGGAAAGATGCTTGCCAATGCCGTAGCGCAAATAGTTCAGCCCCTGTTTATGAAAGGACAGTTGACAGCCAACCTTCACATCAGCGAATCGGAACAACGAAAAGCGCAACTGAACTTTGAAGATGCTTTGCTCAATGCCGGTCAGGAAGTGAGCAATTATCTGATGGCATACCAAACGGCTATCAACAAGGAAGAAATCCGCAGGAAAGAAGTTGCAGAACTTGAACTTGCACTGAAACGCACGAAATTGCTTTTCACACATACAGCAAGTACATCGTATCTCGAGAAACTGACAGCAGAATCGAGTCTGCTCAATGCTCAGTTATCTCTCACTAATGACAAGTTTGAACGCATTCAGGCTGCAATCAATCTATATGCGGCACTGGGTGGCGGACGCGAATAA
- a CDS encoding CCA tRNA nucleotidyltransferase codes for MKALSKAEIQHRLSGRIFELLTDTCDSLGLECYLVGGYVRDLFLERPCNDIDVVVVGSGIVMAEAFAKNIGKGCHLSVFRNYGTAQVKWKGHEVEFVGARKESYQRGSRKPIVEDGTLEDDQNRRDFTINAMAICLNKERFGELVDPFDGLLDLEDGIIATPLNPDITFSDDPLRMMRCIRFATQLNFIIEDETFDALARNKERIKIISAERIIEELNKIMLSSQPSRGFVDLQRCGLLELILPELSALDIVEVKNGRGHKNNFYHTLEVLDNICKQSDNLYLRWSALLHDIGKPKSKRWDALIGWTFHNHNYIGEKMVPEIFRRLKLPLDDRMKYVKKLVGLHMRPIAIADDEVTDSAVRRLLFDAGNDIDDLMLLCEADITSKNEVRKKNFLQNFKLVREKLVAIEEKDRIRNFQPPVNGEEIMEIFGLTPCREVGVLKMSLKDAILDGIVPNEHDAALQYVMDKAEKLGIKPKIRKT; via the coding sequence ATGAAGGCATTAAGCAAAGCAGAAATACAACATAGATTATCAGGTCGCATCTTTGAACTACTTACAGATACTTGCGATTCGCTTGGATTGGAGTGTTATCTTGTAGGTGGATATGTTCGCGACTTGTTTTTAGAACGTCCTTGCAACGACATTGATGTTGTAGTTGTAGGCAGCGGCATAGTGATGGCAGAAGCATTTGCCAAGAACATTGGTAAGGGTTGCCATTTGTCCGTTTTCCGTAATTATGGCACTGCACAAGTAAAATGGAAAGGTCATGAGGTTGAATTTGTCGGTGCCCGCAAAGAAAGTTACCAACGTGGTAGTCGCAAGCCCATTGTTGAAGATGGCACTTTAGAGGACGACCAGAACCGCCGCGACTTCACTATCAATGCTATGGCTATTTGTCTGAACAAGGAGCGTTTCGGCGAATTGGTTGATCCTTTTGATGGACTACTCGACTTGGAAGACGGCATTATAGCCACCCCACTCAACCCGGATATCACCTTTAGTGATGACCCACTACGCATGATGCGGTGCATACGCTTTGCCACCCAATTGAATTTCATTATAGAAGATGAAACGTTCGATGCATTAGCCCGTAACAAAGAACGAATCAAAATCATCAGTGCTGAACGCATAATTGAAGAACTGAATAAGATTATGTTATCCAGCCAGCCTTCGCGCGGTTTTGTAGATTTGCAACGTTGTGGTCTGTTGGAACTGATCTTGCCTGAGTTGTCGGCGCTTGACATCGTGGAGGTTAAAAACGGCAGAGGACATAAGAATAATTTTTATCATACTTTAGAGGTTTTGGATAACATCTGCAAACAGTCAGACAACCTTTACCTTAGGTGGTCTGCTCTTCTGCACGACATAGGTAAACCCAAGAGTAAACGTTGGGATGCACTGATTGGATGGACCTTTCACAACCACAACTACATTGGTGAGAAGATGGTTCCTGAAATTTTTCGTCGTCTGAAACTGCCTCTTGACGACCGCATGAAGTATGTAAAAAAACTCGTTGGTCTTCACATGCGCCCCATAGCCATTGCAGACGATGAGGTTACGGATAGTGCAGTACGTCGTCTTCTTTTTGATGCTGGTAACGATATTGACGACTTAATGCTCCTTTGTGAAGCAGATATCACAAGCAAAAATGAAGTTCGTAAGAAGAACTTTCTTCAAAATTTCAAACTTGTACGGGAGAAACTTGTTGCAATAGAAGAAAAGGACAGAATCCGTAATTTTCAGCCACCTGTTAATGGCGAGGAAATTATGGAAATATTTGGACTTACTCCATGTCGCGAGGTCGGTGTCCTGAAAATGTCGCTCAAGGACGCCATACTTGACGGCATAGTTCCTAATGAACACGATGCCGCATTGCAGTATGTTATGGATAAGGCAGAAAAGTTAGGAATCAAGCCTAAAATAAGGAAGACATAG
- a CDS encoding efflux RND transporter permease subunit, producing the protein MKLDAFIQRPVLSTVISIFIVILGLLGLISLPITSYPDIAPPTVSVRTTYAGANAQTVLNAVVAPLEEQINGVENMDYISSTASNTGSANITITFKQGTDPDMAAINVQNRVSMAQGLMPAEVTQVGIITQKRQNSYLMAFSLYDKSDTYSTEFIENYAKINLIPQIQRIQGVGDANVMGADYALRIWLDPEKMAEHHLMPSDVSSALASQNLEAAPGSLGERENQTFEYVLKYKGRLQEISEFEEIVIKAKASGELLRLKDIAKIELGRVTYAFTCKVDGHSAVTCMVMQLAGSNATEVISNIQKELELVKATLPSGLDINETMNMNDFLFASIHEVVKTLIEAFVLVFLVVFVFLQDFRSTIIPSIAIPVALIGTFFALYSIGFSINLLTLNALVLAIAIVVDDAIVVVEGVHAKLDQGYTSPMKASIDAMRELGGAIISITLVMMAVFIPVSFMSGTSGTFYRQFGLTMAIAIGFSAVNALTLSPALCAIFLKVHDKESSLGDRMKTAGKEAANIMKEKYKPKRLFSISNKVTWLLIIATIVCMVLGLFEFENVITSSIACAIAFFALIGMFSKKFAIGFNNSFDKMTSRYRKGVERFVKKPILTILLVIVSIVGLGYMMIITPNSLVPNEDQGVIMGALSMPPGTSQDHTDHVISQVDSMLSASPAILSRTSISGFSMMGGQGSSYGTFIIKLKPWEERNIVGRSDMVAGMAFLKSRDVFKDAQIFFFQPPMIPGYGASSGVTLNLQDRTGGDLNKFFEVANNFLDEMRKRPEIQQAQTNFNPNFPQYMIDIDAAACLKAGIQPNLVLTTLQGYIGGMYVSNFNRFGKMYRVMLQAPREDRVNTESLKKIKIRNGDEMAPITQFMNIKKVYGPDNITRFNLYTSISVNGTPSTGYTSGDAIQAVREVAEQHLPQGYSYEFSSISREEASTTNTTAIVFLLCFVFIYLLLSAQYESYLLPWAVLLSVPFGLAGSFLFIQGVGGVNDLINLIIGQQLNLLGSASNNIYVQIALIMLMGLLAKNAILIIEFALDRRKMGMSIKWAAINGAAARLRPILMTSFAMIIGLLPMMFATGAGSNGNRSLGAASIGGMLIGVIFQIFIVPALFFIFQSIQEKFKPMTWESVDREDIKADLEQYAG; encoded by the coding sequence ATGAAATTAGATGCATTTATACAAAGACCTGTTCTCTCAACGGTAATCTCTATATTTATAGTTATATTGGGACTATTGGGATTGATTTCGCTCCCAATTACCTCCTACCCAGATATAGCACCGCCAACAGTATCTGTACGAACCACCTATGCTGGTGCAAATGCGCAAACAGTGCTTAATGCAGTGGTAGCACCACTCGAAGAGCAGATAAATGGTGTTGAGAATATGGACTACATCAGTTCTACTGCATCCAACACAGGTTCCGCTAACATCACTATAACATTCAAACAGGGCACTGATCCAGATATGGCAGCCATCAACGTACAGAACCGTGTGTCGATGGCTCAAGGACTGATGCCGGCAGAAGTAACACAAGTGGGAATTATCACTCAAAAGCGTCAGAATAGTTACTTGATGGCATTCTCACTTTATGACAAGAGCGACACTTACAGCACTGAATTTATTGAGAATTATGCAAAAATCAACCTTATTCCACAGATTCAGCGTATCCAAGGTGTAGGTGATGCTAATGTGATGGGTGCTGACTACGCACTTCGCATTTGGCTCGACCCAGAGAAAATGGCAGAACACCATTTGATGCCTTCAGACGTTTCAAGTGCTTTGGCATCTCAAAACCTTGAAGCCGCCCCCGGTAGTCTTGGTGAACGCGAAAATCAGACGTTCGAATACGTATTGAAATACAAAGGTCGTCTTCAAGAGATTTCCGAATTTGAAGAAATCGTGATTAAAGCAAAAGCGTCAGGCGAGTTATTGCGGTTAAAAGACATTGCAAAAATCGAATTAGGGCGCGTAACCTATGCCTTTACATGTAAAGTTGATGGCCATAGTGCGGTTACATGTATGGTCATGCAGTTGGCTGGATCAAATGCAACCGAGGTTATCAGTAACATACAGAAAGAACTTGAACTCGTAAAAGCAACTTTGCCCAGTGGTTTGGATATCAACGAAACAATGAACATGAACGACTTCTTGTTTGCTTCAATACACGAAGTTGTGAAAACACTCATTGAAGCCTTCGTTTTGGTATTCCTTGTGGTTTTTGTATTTCTTCAGGATTTTCGTTCTACTATTATCCCTTCCATAGCAATCCCCGTTGCGTTGATTGGTACTTTCTTTGCTTTGTATAGCATTGGTTTTAGCATCAACCTGTTGACTCTGAATGCTCTTGTATTGGCCATTGCCATTGTGGTGGACGATGCGATAGTGGTGGTTGAAGGTGTGCATGCGAAATTGGACCAAGGCTACACATCACCTATGAAGGCATCTATTGATGCCATGCGCGAATTGGGAGGTGCCATCATATCTATCACATTGGTGATGATGGCTGTGTTTATTCCTGTAAGTTTCATGTCAGGAACATCAGGTACATTCTACCGTCAATTTGGTCTGACAATGGCTATAGCCATTGGATTCTCCGCGGTAAATGCGCTCACGCTCTCTCCTGCCCTCTGTGCTATATTCCTTAAAGTTCATGACAAAGAGAGTTCGCTTGGTGACCGAATGAAGACAGCAGGAAAAGAGGCTGCTAACATCATGAAGGAGAAATACAAGCCCAAGAGACTGTTTAGCATTTCGAACAAAGTTACATGGTTGTTAATTATAGCAACTATTGTATGCATGGTTCTTGGACTTTTCGAATTCGAGAACGTAATTACAAGTTCTATTGCATGTGCTATAGCATTCTTTGCATTAATTGGCATGTTCTCTAAGAAATTTGCGATTGGGTTTAACAACAGTTTTGACAAAATGACCTCACGCTATCGAAAAGGTGTTGAGCGTTTTGTCAAAAAACCTATTTTAACGATATTATTGGTTATAGTTAGTATAGTCGGATTGGGATATATGATGATTATTACACCCAACTCTCTGGTCCCGAACGAAGACCAAGGTGTTATTATGGGTGCTTTGTCTATGCCTCCTGGTACATCTCAGGACCACACAGACCACGTTATTTCTCAGGTGGACAGTATGCTTTCAGCAAGTCCGGCAATATTGAGCCGTACATCTATATCCGGTTTCTCCATGATGGGTGGACAAGGTAGTAGTTATGGTACGTTTATTATAAAACTGAAACCTTGGGAAGAACGCAACATTGTAGGCAGATCAGACATGGTGGCTGGTATGGCTTTCCTTAAATCGCGCGATGTATTCAAGGATGCACAAATATTCTTCTTCCAACCTCCTATGATTCCTGGTTATGGTGCATCATCGGGTGTTACATTAAACCTACAAGACCGTACAGGCGGAGATTTGAATAAATTCTTCGAAGTTGCCAATAATTTCTTGGATGAAATGAGGAAACGCCCTGAAATTCAACAGGCTCAAACAAACTTCAATCCGAATTTCCCGCAATACATGATTGACATTGATGCCGCAGCCTGTTTGAAGGCAGGTATTCAACCCAACTTGGTTCTAACGACACTTCAAGGATATATCGGCGGTATGTACGTATCCAACTTCAACCGTTTCGGTAAGATGTATCGTGTGATGCTTCAAGCCCCCCGTGAAGATCGTGTCAATACAGAATCACTTAAGAAAATAAAGATTCGCAATGGTGATGAAATGGCTCCGATTACACAGTTCATGAACATTAAGAAAGTGTATGGTCCGGACAATATCACACGTTTTAATCTTTACACAAGTATTTCTGTTAATGGAACTCCAAGTACCGGTTACACTTCCGGCGATGCTATCCAAGCAGTTCGTGAAGTTGCAGAGCAACATTTGCCTCAAGGATATAGTTATGAGTTTTCAAGCATATCACGCGAAGAAGCAAGTACAACAAATACTACCGCTATAGTATTTTTGCTTTGCTTCGTATTCATCTATCTTTTGTTGAGTGCTCAATATGAAAGTTATCTTCTGCCTTGGGCGGTATTGTTATCTGTACCGTTCGGTCTTGCAGGCAGTTTCTTGTTCATTCAGGGCGTTGGCGGTGTGAACGACCTTATCAACCTCATAATTGGCCAGCAACTCAATCTTTTGGGCAGTGCATCGAATAATATATATGTACAGATTGCGTTGATTATGCTTATGGGTCTTCTCGCAAAGAATGCCATTCTTATTATCGAGTTTGCCCTTGACCGTCGAAAGATGGGTATGAGCATCAAGTGGGCGGCCATCAATGGTGCCGCTGCTCGTCTTCGCCCGATTCTTATGACATCATTCGCGATGATTATTGGCCTTCTTCCTATGATGTTTGCCACAGGTGCAGGTTCGAATGGTAACCGTTCGCTTGGTGCCGCTTCTATCGGTGGTATGCTTATAGGTGTGATTTTCCAGATATTTATAGTACCGGCGTTATTCTTCATCTTCCAGAGCATTCAGGAGAAGTTCAAGCCAATGACATGGGAAAGCGTTGACAGAGAAGACATAAAGGCTGATCTTGAGCAATACGCAGGATAA
- the ispF gene encoding 2-C-methyl-D-erythritol 2,4-cyclodiphosphate synthase — translation MRIGFGFDVHQLTKGRKLIIGGIEIEHDLGLLGHSDADVLIHAICDALLGAANLRDIGFHFPDTDERYKNVDSKILLKETTRLLVKKGYRISNVDATICAERPKLNPHIPAMQVTLAPLMGISEDDISIKATTTEKLGFTGRQEGISAYAVCLIEKI, via the coding sequence ATGAGAATAGGATTTGGATTTGATGTTCATCAACTTACAAAAGGCAGAAAGTTGATTATAGGTGGCATTGAGATTGAACATGACCTTGGATTACTTGGACATTCTGATGCAGATGTATTGATTCATGCCATCTGCGATGCTTTGCTGGGTGCAGCCAATCTTCGAGATATAGGTTTTCACTTCCCCGACACGGATGAGCGCTATAAAAACGTTGATAGTAAGATTTTACTAAAAGAGACAACGAGATTATTGGTCAAGAAAGGCTACCGTATTTCAAACGTCGATGCAACAATTTGCGCAGAACGCCCTAAACTTAATCCGCATATTCCAGCAATGCAAGTTACCTTAGCCCCATTGATGGGCATTTCGGAGGACGACATCAGTATTAAAGCCACTACGACAGAGAAACTCGGCTTCACTGGCAGACAGGAAGGCATATCAGCCTACGCTGTCTGTTTGATAGAAAAAATATAA
- a CDS encoding efflux RND transporter periplasmic adaptor subunit: MKKALFCSLLCVLAISCKKDQAMTMPEADNQYVVQEISYSTAEMTTFYPATIKGQEDIEIRPKISGFITRLCVDEGAMVHAGQTLFLIDDVQYREAVRQAQAQINVLNANIKTQELTIKNKQILFDEDVISNYDLDLAKNSLESLRAQLEQAQAQLASARDNLSYCSVKSPVDGIVGTIPYRRGSLVSASSQQALTTVSNIGSMHVYFSMTEKDLLSMTRNAGGIQGAINQLPGVSLKLADGSDYGITGTVTTVSGVIDQNTGSVQMRASFNNPNRVLRSGGTATILFPIHNTQAIIIPQKCTYEIQDKKYVYVVGEGNKVKSREITVMSQNDGTNYVVTTGLQPGERIVADAVSNLKDDMVIKPITQSQADANRAQAAEFLKDPMSQSKKTDKK; the protein is encoded by the coding sequence ATGAAAAAAGCATTGTTTTGCTCTCTTCTCTGTGTTCTTGCCATATCATGTAAGAAAGATCAGGCTATGACCATGCCAGAAGCAGACAACCAGTATGTTGTGCAGGAAATCAGTTACTCCACAGCAGAAATGACCACTTTCTATCCTGCAACTATTAAAGGTCAGGAAGACATTGAGATTCGTCCTAAAATCAGCGGTTTTATCACTCGTCTTTGTGTTGACGAAGGCGCAATGGTTCATGCTGGTCAAACACTGTTTTTAATTGACGACGTCCAATATCGTGAAGCAGTACGTCAGGCTCAAGCGCAAATCAATGTACTGAATGCCAACATCAAGACACAGGAATTGACAATCAAGAATAAGCAAATTCTGTTCGATGAGGATGTCATCAGTAATTACGATCTGGATTTAGCCAAAAATTCACTTGAGAGTCTTCGGGCACAACTCGAGCAAGCACAGGCACAACTGGCAAGCGCTCGCGACAATTTGAGTTACTGTTCGGTTAAGAGTCCTGTAGATGGCATCGTTGGTACAATTCCTTATCGCCGCGGAAGTTTAGTTAGTGCATCTTCCCAACAAGCCCTGACAACTGTGTCGAACATAGGAAGTATGCATGTGTATTTCTCTATGACAGAAAAGGATTTGCTTTCGATGACAAGGAATGCTGGTGGAATTCAAGGTGCTATCAATCAGTTGCCCGGTGTTAGTTTGAAACTGGCTGACGGTTCTGATTACGGCATAACTGGAACTGTGACGACTGTAAGCGGTGTTATAGATCAAAACACAGGTTCTGTGCAAATGCGCGCCAGTTTCAACAATCCCAATCGGGTTTTAAGAAGTGGTGGAACGGCAACTATACTCTTCCCTATACACAACACACAAGCCATTATTATTCCACAAAAGTGTACTTACGAAATTCAGGATAAGAAATATGTTTATGTAGTTGGAGAGGGTAACAAAGTGAAGAGTCGTGAAATTACAGTAATGTCACAGAATGATGGTACGAACTATGTTGTAACTACAGGTTTGCAACCGGGTGAACGTATCGTTGCGGATGCAGTAAGTAATCTCAAGGACGATATGGTTATCAAGCCCATCACTCAATCGCAGGCTGATGCTAACAGAGCCCAGGCAGCGGAATTTCTCAAAGACCCGATGAGTCAGTCAAAGAAGACAGACAAGAAGTAA
- the lpxA gene encoding acyl-ACP--UDP-N-acetylglucosamine O-acyltransferase translates to MISPKAIIEDGAKIGANVDIYPFAYVQKDVVIGDGCVIYPQASILNGTRLGENNQVFQNAVIGAMPQSFHFKKGDPVRVTIGNNNIIRENCVIAGGYEAEKGTSIGNDNCLMDRVHLCHDSQIKNRCVLGINTILSSRVEIDSNTILSNSTICQVAVKIGRYSLIQSGCRVQKDIHPYIIIGGNPASYRGVNETILQRTGSDERIIRHIGNAYRLVYLGNFSLEDAILQIKDQIPPSEEIDYITNFIENSSTGIVRNIEE, encoded by the coding sequence ATGATATCTCCAAAAGCAATCATAGAAGATGGTGCCAAGATAGGCGCAAATGTTGACATTTATCCTTTTGCATACGTTCAGAAGGACGTGGTGATTGGAGATGGTTGCGTGATTTATCCTCAAGCCAGTATTCTTAACGGCACTCGCCTTGGTGAGAACAACCAGGTTTTTCAGAATGCCGTAATCGGCGCGATGCCTCAAAGTTTTCATTTCAAGAAAGGTGACCCCGTGCGCGTTACGATTGGCAACAATAACATCATCAGAGAGAATTGCGTCATTGCTGGCGGCTACGAAGCAGAGAAGGGCACTTCTATCGGGAACGACAACTGCCTAATGGACCGCGTTCACCTCTGTCACGACAGTCAGATAAAGAACCGCTGCGTCCTTGGCATCAACACTATATTGTCGAGCCGTGTAGAGATTGACTCCAACACCATCCTCTCCAATAGCACAATTTGCCAGGTGGCAGTGAAAATAGGCAGATATTCGCTCATCCAGAGCGGCTGCCGCGTGCAGAAGGACATACATCCATACATCATTATAGGGGGCAACCCTGCAAGTTATCGCGGTGTGAATGAAACCATACTGCAACGCACAGGATCAGACGAGCGCATCATACGTCACATAGGCAATGCGTATAGACTCGTCTATCTCGGCAATTTCTCGCTCGAAGATGCCATCTTGCAGATTAAAGACCAGATACCGCCAAGCGAAGAGATAGACTACATCACCAACTTTATAGAAAACTCCTCTACAGGTATCGTAAGGAATATCGAAGAATAA